CCGGCGCCAGCAGCATCCGGCACCACAGGTCGGCGAGGTGCTCCCCGAACCGCTCCGGCGTCCAGCCCCGCTCGTGGACCAGCAGCACGTAGTACTCGGCCGAGTTGGTGCTCCAGACGATGTCGGCGACCTCGTCGTCGGTGAGGTCGCCGCGGAGCTCGCCGGTGGCGCGCAGATCGGCCGCGAACAGCCGCATGTTGGCCGCCCGCCGCCGGGTGATCTCGGTGCGCAGCCGCGCGCACTGCGGGTCACGGGCGGCCGCGTCGCGCAGCGCGGTGAGGATCGGGGCGGTGCGCGGACCCATCTCCGCGACGGCCGCCGCGTAGAGCCCGATCTT
This sequence is a window from Pseudonocardia petroleophila. Protein-coding genes within it:
- a CDS encoding TetR/AcrR family transcriptional regulator, which translates into the protein MGDDVKGRRGYRAPRRAEQAAGTRRAVLDAARELFLARGYAATTVAQIAERAGVNVDTLYASVGRKPVLLREVVETAISGTDRAVPAEQRGYVHAVRAAAGARAKIGLYAAAVAEMGPRTAPILTALRDAAARDPQCARLRTEITRRRAANMRLFAADLRATGELRGDLTDDEVADIVWSTNSAEYYVLLVHERGWTPERFGEHLADLWCRMLLAPGR